The Coccidioides posadasii str. Silveira chromosome 2, complete sequence genomic interval CTAGAAAGGCAGGTAAAGACTTGATGAAGTGCCCACGAGTACAGAGAAGCATACGCCCAACCAAATCCGTGGTTGATATCCCGGGAGTTCGCTTCACCACAAGGAAACGTCCTGCAGCCTTCACGAATCTATAGCAATCGTTTCCATCACTATCTGAAGTAATGTCGTCACCGTGAACAACGTAGTAGCAGCCGTAATGGGATATCCATGGCAATGATGTAACGTATGGAGCGTGGGGGATTGATTTAGATGCCCAGCGACAAGCATCCACCGCTGCCACCCTTTAGCCAGAGTATGTCAGCAAGGGCTTCCGCTCCAACCGGGAATACTGAACGGACCGTTCTGCCAGCGTCATAACAGTTGGACCCTTATTTTCTAAAATTTCCTCGTCGGAATGGACACCAACGAAAAGCTCTTGACCCAATCTCCTTGCTTGCAGCATCGCCCCCGCATGGCCTACTCCGCCTGGATTAGACATGTGGACAACAGTAGATGTGAGAGTAACCGACCATGATGACTAAAATCAAAACAGCCATCTATCCAAATACGTTCTTTCCGGATGGGCACGTCCTGCTGGGGGTCAACAGGCCATTCCCCAAAGCGGGGAACCGAACCTTTGGGGGAAGGCTCTGCCGCCATGTCGATCAAGACAATCTTCAGTTATGCGGGACTGGGTGTCCCTAATCACGCAACAGAAAATGGAAATCGATAAGAGTTCTAAGAAAGAGCATTAAAATCAGCATTTTGTACACATATTTGTAAGGGCATGGTCGATACTCGTACTCCGTGTGAACTACGTATTTCTAATTTAAGTAGGCAGTCAAAGATCAGGCCGGGGGCAAGGAAACCGTCGGTAGGCCTAGGTTTGTATGTAAGTCAAGGGCTTTGTCGGATTGTTGTTGGGCAGCTGGATTGTATACCAGGTATGGCGGGAAGAGTGGTTGACATTCAAAAATTGCAATCAAAGGTCCTTCCTGTCCCTTGCTGCGTAACCAGTTATTTGACTTGTGAAGTCGCGGGTGCGAAGGAACCCCACATTAATTAACTGCAACGTATTgcactccatactccgtaatTGGCGAGGATTTAGTTAAATGTTTACTTTACCCACAGACCGAATGATTCACGGTGTATGAAGTACGACGAAGTACGGGGTACTCCCGTACAGAGTATGCCTCGGACAGTTTACTTTTGTCAGAATAAAAAGCTATCCCTGGATTGGAATGGGttagtacggagtacagagtactgtACCTCCCTGCCTTGTTAACCCTGCCATAGCTGTGGTGGTACATGCCTCAACACAGACAATTTCCCCACGCGTCACCTCCTCTGAGAGGCTGTTGGTTCCAACAGCTAGTTAACTACTAACTACCCACTCAAGTCGTCATTAGTAAACGACACAAAAAAAAGTTAACTACTTCAGGAGTCTGCTATCCCCGCCTACCATGTCCCGCAAAACTGCCAGTAGACAAAACATAGGATTTATGCTAAAGACAAACAGTCACACAGCCTCAACATCAGCTACTTAGCTAAGCTACACCTCTACTCTCAGCAGAGCTTTCGGGGAAAGCTCCACCAAATATGTAGCTGCTTTCATTGCATGGAGAGATTGTTTGACAGCAGTTGAAATTGAGCAATGGCCCAAAGGAATTATTGCTCGTCTGGATGATTCTTAATGTAGGTTTAAGGAATTGGTTCTCCTTTCGCCTTAACTTAACCTCGTTTACACAATATGTTCTTAATGCGAAAGCATCTAcgcagtacggagtacttggcTTTCAATTTGACGTCGTCGCCATGCTGGGGAAGGCTCCAACGAACCGGTTGTCTCGAATTGAGATTCAATTTTGATAGAAAGGCCTTTGTCAAATTGTTAGCCCTGAGACGAAAAATAAAGTATCAACTTGCCTTTGCGAAGCCTTCTCCAAAAGGGTGCTAAAGTGCTGATAGCTTGGTAGACGAAACCATCCATCACAACGCCATCAACAACAAGAGTTTGGATAGAACTTCATATAGACATACCAACAAACTTCCTACACTTTCTTCAGGAAGACACTGTGGGCCAGTTTGGAAGGATCTGTTTGCTAATCATATATTCCCTCTGCATTAGGAGACAATGCGCTCTAACAAGCGATGTTTTTGTGGATCATCTCTTAAAGTTATGCAAATAAATCTCATTCAGGGAGGCAGAGATGAGCAAATGCGGTACTGCACGAACGACTCATAAAATGACTGGGTACCCGAGGACTAGCTTACAAGTTTCCTCCTCTACATTCGTCAAATGAATCGGAGCCATCAAGGTGGTCTTTTTTACAGAAGGAGCGTCTCTGATAGCGAAAGAAATGCCCTAGTGTGGGTTATTTATCAATATCTAGAGAGCATTCACTGTCATGGATTGACTACGCACACCTCCTATAGCCTGAGCTCATTGAGGCTAAGGGCATAACCGGAGAGCGGGGAGCGCAAGATAGCAGCATGAAAGAGTTTAAAGTTAACTTGCTGCGAACTTGGAAGATTAGAAAATCAAAAATTTTGAAGGAGAAGAGAGTAAGAGCGAGAGGCTCCCGAGAGATGGGAATCAGAAATTACAACGTCCATCCAACGATTTGAGCTCCAGAAATACCCAAAAAAATTTGACCTGGGATGGCCATATTGCACTTCAGTATTCAGCACTCTCTAAAACAAGCTGGATGAGATTCATAGAACCAGATCCAGGTCAACCACATAGGAGACACAATCCCTTCAATGACAAattttatattatcttgCTAGCGATTCTTGGCTAGGGTGAAATTAGTGCCCTCGCAAGAGAGAATCAATGATATCCAAGAACAACGGAAGAAAATCCAGATTCCCTCTTGATCACAGAGTAACTATTcgaggtacggagtaggaaCAACATTAGCAAGGTACTTAACCAACTGCACAGACCCCCTGCTGAGTCAGCTTGCAGCTGGATTTGTCCCAAAAATTTTCCTTGGGTTGCGATTTCGCCGCAATAATTCGGGATTCCGCCTCTCCGGCAAGAATTAATTCTTTTTACTCCACAGATGCGTTGATGAGTCGATTCACTTTTGCTGTCACTTACCGCAgattatttatttttttgatTCTGCCAGTTCGCCGCTCTCCTTTCTCCTTTCTACTTTAATATTATTCGCTGCGTATAAAGTAGGGAGGCAGCTTCAAGTTAATCGTTAATTTCTATTATCCCGCTGGGCTCGTTCGTTTCTTCCTCGTGCCGGTATTTGGCGGCCGTCGATCGCTATGAAAGTTTTCGCGTCGGAATGCACGTTCGATTACTCGTGGGAAGAGGTATCCACTGCTAACTGGCGTAAATACTGCCCGTGGAATAACAAGTCCACGCATGTCGTTGCCGTCGATGTCCTTTCGCGAACATTCGATCCAGAATCTGGAATTGTAAGGCTTGAAGTCTGTGTCTCAATGTTCCTGGAGGGCTAACACACGTGCGCATAGTTACGAACGGAGCGTTTAATCACATGCAACCAGTCTGCTCCGCAATGGATCCTTAACCTTTTTGGAGGTTCTTCGACATCGCATGTCTACGAAGTCTCCTATGTCGACCCGTCTTCGAAGAAAGTCACTATGTGTTCCACAAACTTAACCTGGTCAAACGTTCTTAGCGTCCGCGAAACTGTCATCTATCAACCATCTCAATCAATGCCGGCATCGAGGACGGACTTTAGACAAGACGCACAGATAACCGCTCTCTGTGGTGGATGGCAAAAATTAAAGAACAAAATCGAGGAACTTAGCGTGGAAACATTTAGCCAGAACGCAAAGAAGGGGCGGGAAGGGTTTGAGGCTGTCCTTGAAATGAGTCGGAGGGTGTTTAGAGAGcagaaagagatggaggCGTTGCAGCAGGTGCCCCAATGACCAATCCTCATTACCACCTCTCAGACTGCTTCCTCGTCAAGCGATCCTTGCTATCATACTTTCCCTCgcagcgaaaaaaaaaaagaaaagttcGGAGTTTGAGGGGTTTAGATCTTCCTTTTTCGATTTATGTACAGTCACAATGGCGCAAGTGGCTGGTCTCGGCGTTTTTGGTGGCATGGTAATTGAACGTGACATGACAGCATCGCATTGTTTATATCTTATGGAGTATATATTGTATCATTACGGAGTATGCTAGGTCTATATTTAAAGAGAAGACACAACTCGCCATTCATGGAACCTTCCTCTGTCCTTTCCCGTGTCCCTCAAATTAGAATAATTGAAACTTTGCGGCTGCCATATGCATTAGTTACCGGTATGCTACCGGTTTTTGTCCGGAATTGACTCCTGTAGGTTGAGGCGAATGATATTGCTCCCCCATTTTTAACTAGGCATATTCTCCAAAATTGGGCTTGCACCCGTCTGCTAATCTAGCCTAAGAGTCCCCCTAGGACCACTCGACTAACTCCTGCAACTTCACCCTTGACACTACTACGGCTTGCATCTTCGAATTCACGCACAACACTTGACATTATCACTTTCCGTAACCGTGAATCTGCCTTCGCAAACATTTCTCCCAATGCACCGGTGCAAAGCGAAGGGCTCGACACTAAACTCATCAATCTACTATAGCAGTCAATGAGGACGTCGCATAATGTCGCATATGTCTCGAAAAAGTCCGGGTCGAAGGGTAGTGTGGGGGTCAAGAGATAAGTATATTCTTCCCCCGGAAGTAGATCTGAAGATTCGGAAATGGATGGAAAGGTGGCCACTGCGGAGGCAGCATTTGTGGCAGACGCGATATTCCCCGTCATTGCTTTGAGCTCTGACTGATCGCTTGATTGCATGGGCAGTCCTATTTCGGTCGCTGAGCTTGCTCGCCGAGCTTTGGTGCCAGTGTGAGTTGATCGCTTGAACATTTGTGGAATTCGCGCCCGCGCGAGAGTCGATGCAGAACCGCCATCGGCCGGGTGAATTTGCTGGAATGCCTCGAATTCAATAAGGAGCGCGTTAAATGATCGGAGATATTCGAACGGGTTCGAGCTGACATCTAGGATTGGAGGTACGGACAACCCTAGCAGCAGATAATTGATCGCTCGACGGGCAAGCTTTCGCTTCTCAAAATATGGGAGTCGGGAAACATCAGCCCGGGTAAAATGGATAGTGTTAAACCAATAAACTCGCCCTTCATGGCTACAAAGCTTTCCTATTAGTTTGCGTTCACTGTTATAAGAACGAGATAAATACTAACGCCTTTCGTAGATAATCAAGGGTCTGTATTCTCTTGGCTGAGGTTTCGTGAATATGGAGATATATCGCGCTTGCATTCTGGACGCCGTAGGCTGTAGCAGGGGTTTGTGGTGTGACGCCAGCCATCCCATTAACCGATTCAAATGCAGATGTTGCGGCGTACATATTTTTCATTCGGGTCGGTTCCATAAAGGATATTAGCAAAGTTGTTGAAGTGGATAAGGCGATGTTCTTTGCAGTCTATGATTCACGGATTCCGTCCCTGACCTCATTAACTCTGTCCTAGCTCCTTCCTCATCTATGATGACATGGAACCCTTTCCGATAGCCCGCTCTCTTCCTACAACACAAGAACAAAACCATTAGCAGGCTGGTGTGGAATTATGTATGAAATGCAGCTCCCAGTTGAAACCTGGATCCGTCACACCCTGAAGAGCTCTATGAAGAATATGAACCTTAAAATGTGGTCAATAATCATACCAAGAATAGTGACACTGGACCCTAGGGTTGAATCTAGAACATTGTCAAAATGCTTTGTGCACAACAAGTCACTTTCAAAAGGGTTTGGATACTTCCTAAATATATGAAGTTCTCGgttggccttttttttttttttttttttttttttcttttcttttttcattgAGAGTGCTGGGAGCACTACTCGAGTCCTGATGATCTTGGTAGGTTGTGACAACAGAGCTGATTTAGCAGTACCATATAACCAGTGACCCTATATTAACAGATTCTGCAATCACACAACTACGCCTGCTGAACACTTGCTACACCATTCAAGGCGCCCTGGGAACAATCATGCTGGGCCAGGCTCAGCCAgcctcacacacacacgGAAATGGTGCCTTAATCTTGCGATCGCCATCTCTGTATATTCCGCCTCCAGTACCCGCATTTGTTACGATCTACATCTATGTATCTTCTCTAGAGCAAAGCGAGTTTCAACCTCAGCTGCTTCCTCGCATCCCTGAGAACTATCCT includes:
- a CDS encoding uncharacterized protein (EggNog:ENOG410PIR9~COG:U~BUSCO:13806at33183), encoding MKVFASECTFDYSWEEVSTANWRKYCPWNNKSTHVVAVDVLSRTFDPESGILRTERLITCNQSAPQWILNLFGGSSTSHVYEVSYVDPSSKKVTMCSTNLTWSNVLSVRETVIYQPSQSMPASRTDFRQDAQITALCGGWQKLKNKIEELSVETFSQNAKKGREGFEAVLEMSRRVFREQKEMEALQQVPQ
- a CDS encoding uncharacterized protein (EggNog:ENOG410PM8W~COG:S) → MEPTRMKNMYAATSAFESVNGMAGVTPQTPATAYGVQNASAIYLHIHETSAKRIQTLDYLRKAHEGRVYWFNTIHFTRADVSRLPYFEKRKLARRAINYLLLGLSVPPILDVSSNPFEYLRSFNALLIEFEAFQQIHPADGGSASTLARARIPQMFKRSTHTGTKARRASSATEIGLPMQSSDQSELKAMTGNIASATNAASAVATFPSISESSDLLPGEEYTYLLTPTLPFDPDFFETYATLCDVLIDCYSRLMSLVSSPSLCTGALGEMFAKADSRLRKVIMSSVVREFEDASRSSVKGEVAGVSRVVLGGLLG